From Pandoraea norimbergensis, the proteins below share one genomic window:
- a CDS encoding ABC transporter permease produces the protein MAETLQVTRAAPAPKARAPWHAYLPLWVMSAPAMLLFTALVLIPLLMTLALTFYQFDPASGPIAAFQFDNYAEVLFDSYFHTIFLRTFGISLTVTAVCAVVGTFEAYVLSRMGDPWRSIFLLVILSPLLVSIVVRAFGWSMLLSSGGLINQAFAFVGMGPYKMEYTNFAIVVALVHVMLPFMVIPVWTSLQRLDPQTENAALSLMASPATTLRRIVLPQLVPGILSGSLMVFGLSASAFAIPSLLGGRRLKVAATAVYDQFLSSLNWPLGATIAVLLLVANLIVMLTYYRVLERRYARSMG, from the coding sequence ATGGCTGAGACGCTGCAAGTGACGCGGGCGGCACCGGCACCCAAGGCGCGCGCGCCGTGGCATGCCTATCTGCCGCTGTGGGTGATGAGCGCCCCGGCTATGCTGTTGTTCACGGCTTTGGTGCTCATTCCGTTGTTGATGACGCTTGCCCTCACGTTCTATCAGTTCGATCCGGCCAGCGGCCCGATTGCGGCGTTCCAGTTCGATAACTACGCCGAAGTCCTGTTCGATTCGTACTTCCACACGATCTTTCTGCGCACGTTCGGCATCTCGCTGACGGTCACGGCGGTCTGTGCCGTTGTGGGCACGTTCGAAGCCTACGTGCTCTCGCGCATGGGCGACCCGTGGCGCTCGATCTTCCTGCTCGTGATTCTCTCGCCACTGCTGGTCTCGATCGTGGTGCGCGCGTTCGGCTGGAGCATGCTGCTCAGCTCCGGCGGCCTGATCAATCAGGCGTTCGCGTTTGTCGGCATGGGCCCGTACAAGATGGAGTACACGAACTTCGCCATCGTCGTGGCGCTGGTGCACGTGATGCTGCCGTTCATGGTGATTCCGGTGTGGACGTCACTGCAACGCCTCGACCCGCAGACGGAGAACGCGGCGCTGTCGCTGATGGCCTCGCCCGCTACGACGCTGCGCCGCATCGTGTTGCCGCAACTGGTGCCGGGCATTCTGTCGGGCAGCCTGATGGTGTTCGGCTTGTCGGCCAGCGCGTTTGCGATTCCGAGTCTGCTGGGCGGACGACGTCTGAAAGTGGCGGCGACGGCCGTGTACGACCAGTTTCTCAGCTCGCTCAACTGGCCGCTGGGCGCCACTATCGCCGTGCTGCTGCTCGTGGCAAACCTGATCGTGATGCTGACCTACTACCGCGTGCTTGAGCGCCGTTACGCGCGCAGCATGGGTTAA
- a CDS encoding ABC transporter ATP-binding protein — MSFLTLTDVSKTFGELNAVSNVNLSVEKGEFVSLLGPSGCGKTTTLQMIAGFVEATTGRITLDGRDITNMRPNKRGLGIVFQSYALFPHMTVADNVGFGLEMRGIDKTERQDRIREALALVRLDALGHRFPRELSGGQRQRVAIARAVVIAPPVLLLDEPMSNLDAKLREDMQFELRSIQRKIGTTTIMVTHDQSEALSISDRVVVMEAGRITQVDTPYRAYERPENQFVSQFIGKANMLAGRVSARDGDHLHVELDGKLTGKIMQRAPLADLSPRERSVAVGDAITLCLRPEKVRLCAPNAGRVSATVTSRFFLGSQWLYRVDSALGEVLVCCQNEGGEPLTEGASVGLDWHTEAVRFIAPAASTTAAASTAVGGPAHG; from the coding sequence ATGTCTTTTCTGACTCTGACGGATGTCTCCAAAACGTTCGGCGAATTGAATGCTGTCTCGAACGTCAATCTCTCGGTGGAGAAGGGCGAGTTTGTCTCGCTGCTCGGCCCTTCGGGCTGCGGCAAGACGACCACGCTCCAGATGATCGCCGGCTTTGTGGAAGCCACGACCGGGCGCATTACGCTCGACGGGCGCGACATCACGAACATGCGCCCCAACAAGCGCGGGCTGGGCATCGTGTTCCAGAGCTACGCGTTGTTCCCGCACATGACGGTGGCAGACAACGTCGGCTTCGGTCTGGAGATGCGCGGCATCGACAAGACCGAACGTCAAGACCGGATTCGCGAAGCGCTCGCCCTGGTGCGCCTCGATGCACTGGGTCATCGGTTCCCGCGCGAGTTGTCGGGCGGTCAGCGCCAGCGCGTGGCGATTGCGCGTGCCGTGGTGATCGCGCCGCCCGTGCTGCTGCTCGACGAACCGATGTCGAACCTCGACGCCAAGCTGCGCGAAGACATGCAGTTCGAACTTCGCTCGATCCAGCGCAAGATCGGTACGACCACGATCATGGTCACGCACGATCAGTCGGAAGCGCTCTCGATCAGCGACCGTGTGGTCGTGATGGAAGCGGGCCGCATCACGCAGGTCGACACGCCGTACCGCGCCTACGAGCGCCCGGAAAATCAGTTCGTCTCGCAGTTCATCGGCAAGGCCAACATGCTGGCGGGCCGCGTGTCGGCACGCGATGGCGACCATCTGCATGTGGAACTCGACGGCAAACTCACTGGCAAGATCATGCAGCGCGCGCCGCTCGCCGACCTCTCGCCGCGTGAGCGCAGTGTGGCCGTGGGCGACGCTATTACGTTGTGCCTGCGTCCGGAAAAGGTGCGTCTGTGTGCGCCGAACGCGGGCCGTGTGTCGGCGACGGTGACGAGCCGCTTCTTCCTCGGCAGCCAGTGGCTGTACCGCGTCGACAGCGCGTTGGGCGAAGTGCTGGTGTGTTGCCAGAACGAAGGCGGCGAGCCGCTGACGGAAGGGGCATCGGTTGGCCTCGACTGGCATACGGAAGCGGTGCGCTTCATCGCGCCAGCAGCATCGACAACTGCGGCAGCATCGACCGCGGTGGGAGGTCCGGCTCATGGCTGA